In Excalfactoria chinensis isolate bCotChi1 chromosome 3, bCotChi1.hap2, whole genome shotgun sequence, one DNA window encodes the following:
- the TRMT6 gene encoding tRNA (adenine(58)-N(1))-methyltransferase non-catalytic subunit TRM6 isoform X1, with the protein MAVERTLSPRICDGDCAVLKRGDVFKAVPVLRRRKINFEKQWFYLDNAIGHAYGTTFEVTSDGNLQPKRQVEETPTETKEAGTDNRNIVDDGKSQKLTHDDIKALKDKGIKGQEIVQQLIENSTTFRDKTEFAQDKYIKKKRKKYEALITIVKPSTRILSTMYYAREPGKISHLRYDTLAQMLTLGNVRAGNKMVVMETCAGLVLGAVMERMGGYGSITQIYPGGGPVRAATSCFGFPKHFFNNLHEFPLSKVDSLLCGTLSVETLPSEPEDATLTEEEMNGLADEKQTSVQGTEEESSAETAMEINQTEEQETMDANSEDAECKESKERENKENVREKQRKQWERRKKLTETAALLRERNADGLLVASKFHPTPLLLSLLEFVAPSRPFVVYCQYKEPLLECYTKLRERGGVVNLKLSETWLRSYQVLPDRSHPKLTMSGGGGYLLSGITVVLDKGKSDSSNSEALKMDEPSSKRCKVQDPCC; encoded by the exons ATGGCGGTTGAGCGGACGCTGAGCCCGCGGATTTGCGATGGGGACTGCGCCGTGCTGAAGCGGGGCGACGTCTTCAAAGCTGTGCCTGTGCTGCGCCGGAG aaaaattaattttgagAAGCAGTGGTTCTATCTGGACAACGCCATTGGACATGCCTATGGAACTACATTTGAAGTAACAAGTGATGGAAACCTTCAGCCAAAGCGACAGGTGGAAGAGACTCCCACAG aaacaaaagaagcaggTACAGATAATCGTAACATAGTTGACGATGGAAAGTCTCAAAAACTGACTCATGATGACATAAAGGCTTTGAAGGACAAGGGTATTAAAGGACAG GAAATTGTTCAGCAGTTAATAGAGAACAGTACAACGTTCCGAGACAAAACGGAGTTTGCTCAAGATAAATACAttaagaagaagagaaaaaa ATACGAGGCACTTATTACAATTGTAAAGCCATCCACTCGCATTCTTTCAACGATGTATTATGCAAGGGAACCTGGCAAAATTAG CCATTTGCGTTATGACACTCTAGCTCAGATGCTTACTTTAGGAAATGTCCGTGCCGGCAACAAGATGGTTGTAATGGAAACATGTGCAGgccttgtgctgggggctgtgatGGAGCGAATGGGAG GCTATGGATCCATTACCCAGATTTATCCAGGAGGGGGACCCGTTAGAGCTGCCACCAGCTGTTTTGgatttccaaaacattttttcaatAATCTTCATGAGTTTCCTCTCAGCAAAGTAGATAGTCTGCTCTGTGGGACGCTGTCTGTGGAGACTCTGCCTTCAGAACCTGAAGACGCCACAttaacagaggaagaaatgaatggaCTGGCTGACGAGAAGCAGACTTCTGTACAGGGAACAGAAGAGGAATCTTCTGCTGAAACAGCTATGGAGATCAACCaaacagaagagcaggaaaCAATGGATGCTAACTCTGAGGATGCAGAATGTaaagagagcaaagaaagagaaaacaaagaaaac GTTcgagaaaagcaaagaaaacaatgggagagaaggaaaaagctaacagaaactgctgctttgctgagagaGAGGAATGCAGATGG CTTACTTGTAGCCAGTAAGTTTCATCCTACTCCTCTATTACTGTCTTTACTGGAGTTTGTTGCTCCTTCGCGGCCTTTTGTTGTCTACTGCCAATATAAAGAG cCCTTATTAGAGTGCTACACAAAGCTGAGGGAACGAGGTGGTGTTGTTAACCTAAAGCTGTCTGAAACATGGCTACGAAGCTACCAG GTGCTACCAGATCGAAGCCATCCAAAACTGACAATGAGCGGAGGCGGGGGGTACCTTCTATCTGGTATAACCGTTGTGCTGGATAAAGGCAAATCTGATTCCAGTAATTCAGAAGCACTGAAGATGGACGAGCCATCATCTAAAAGATGCAAAGTTCAAGACCCTTGTTGTTAA
- the TRMT6 gene encoding tRNA (adenine(58)-N(1))-methyltransferase non-catalytic subunit TRM6 isoform X2, whose protein sequence is METFSQSDRWKRLPQEIVQQLIENSTTFRDKTEFAQDKYIKKKRKKYEALITIVKPSTRILSTMYYAREPGKISHLRYDTLAQMLTLGNVRAGNKMVVMETCAGLVLGAVMERMGGYGSITQIYPGGGPVRAATSCFGFPKHFFNNLHEFPLSKVDSLLCGTLSVETLPSEPEDATLTEEEMNGLADEKQTSVQGTEEESSAETAMEINQTEEQETMDANSEDAECKESKERENKENVREKQRKQWERRKKLTETAALLRERNADGLLVASKFHPTPLLLSLLEFVAPSRPFVVYCQYKEPLLECYTKLRERGGVVNLKLSETWLRSYQVLPDRSHPKLTMSGGGGYLLSGITVVLDKGKSDSSNSEALKMDEPSSKRCKVQDPCC, encoded by the exons ATGGAAACCTTCAGCCAAAGCGACAGGTGGAAGAGACTCCCACAG GAAATTGTTCAGCAGTTAATAGAGAACAGTACAACGTTCCGAGACAAAACGGAGTTTGCTCAAGATAAATACAttaagaagaagagaaaaaa ATACGAGGCACTTATTACAATTGTAAAGCCATCCACTCGCATTCTTTCAACGATGTATTATGCAAGGGAACCTGGCAAAATTAG CCATTTGCGTTATGACACTCTAGCTCAGATGCTTACTTTAGGAAATGTCCGTGCCGGCAACAAGATGGTTGTAATGGAAACATGTGCAGgccttgtgctgggggctgtgatGGAGCGAATGGGAG GCTATGGATCCATTACCCAGATTTATCCAGGAGGGGGACCCGTTAGAGCTGCCACCAGCTGTTTTGgatttccaaaacattttttcaatAATCTTCATGAGTTTCCTCTCAGCAAAGTAGATAGTCTGCTCTGTGGGACGCTGTCTGTGGAGACTCTGCCTTCAGAACCTGAAGACGCCACAttaacagaggaagaaatgaatggaCTGGCTGACGAGAAGCAGACTTCTGTACAGGGAACAGAAGAGGAATCTTCTGCTGAAACAGCTATGGAGATCAACCaaacagaagagcaggaaaCAATGGATGCTAACTCTGAGGATGCAGAATGTaaagagagcaaagaaagagaaaacaaagaaaac GTTcgagaaaagcaaagaaaacaatgggagagaaggaaaaagctaacagaaactgctgctttgctgagagaGAGGAATGCAGATGG CTTACTTGTAGCCAGTAAGTTTCATCCTACTCCTCTATTACTGTCTTTACTGGAGTTTGTTGCTCCTTCGCGGCCTTTTGTTGTCTACTGCCAATATAAAGAG cCCTTATTAGAGTGCTACACAAAGCTGAGGGAACGAGGTGGTGTTGTTAACCTAAAGCTGTCTGAAACATGGCTACGAAGCTACCAG GTGCTACCAGATCGAAGCCATCCAAAACTGACAATGAGCGGAGGCGGGGGGTACCTTCTATCTGGTATAACCGTTGTGCTGGATAAAGGCAAATCTGATTCCAGTAATTCAGAAGCACTGAAGATGGACGAGCCATCATCTAAAAGATGCAAAGTTCAAGACCCTTGTTGTTAA
- the CHGB gene encoding secretogranin-1 isoform X1 produces the protein MGPMALLGLLAAAALAGVSTVPVEKDHMEEMITRCIVEVLSNALSKPNAPPINPECKEILKKGGKSDRERSEDKQLEVGRLKEPSEFENPHSESVESEQSQAEDDSKKRVKGSDEEKFHPGEGNSKEDEEGHHVPVREEKLHTEEKKHYQEIRREENSYRSEEEDKENKQSDGEEDRAVLNKKSHSAGMSAEEVSEENDQHPMGHWHSEEGMQSPYKRIREGEEGEAEEEGSEKYHLSESKGRDFSQHEEHEESDESEEVKEEKKSYKPKRYHGKHRMGDSSEEKRGRGDNKEELAEESNAEESHLWDKRNSHQKHHHEESEQQHEEKSGYLGRHGSEGTEEKRYVGQGSVEYRERWQQSEEKSQEENKRHHHSEESNEKWHEERRHHSEGRAYHGGESEEELGRYHSDSSKEKQHHAGGRYRLWDNEGEGTQKVYAQEHKGQARTHYNNEDSAEQQHYPGNSDEEEEEVEKKHYSSDQIENEEENMEQGGYAEKEEYRSRLPAENEKRTVASYSPLYPLLWWKSRHFEKRNSAGERLPESKEESRPTLSEKSLFPEYSDYDWWDKKQLLSALNHGRSEKRNLSKRNRYDMKRQYDKMDQLAQLLNYRKKSAEFLELYNSGEDMKKRHVIRNDKGTLNQRPLTEEEAKELENLAAMDLELQKIAETFNGNRRG, from the exons gtgTCAGCACAGTTCCAGTGGAAAAAGACCATATGGAAGAAATG ATAACAAGGTGCATAGTGGAAGTTTTATCCAATGCTCTGTCTAAGCCAAATGCCCCACCAATTAATCCTGAATGTAAAGAAATCCTCAAGAAGG gTGGTAAAAGTGACAGAGAGAGAAGCGAAGACAAACAGCTTGAAGTGGGGCGTTTGAAAGAGCCATCAGAGTTTGAAAACCCACACTCTGAAAGTGTGGAGAGTGAACAGAGCCAGGCAGAAGATGACTCTAAAAAGCGTGTGAAAGGAAGTGATGAAGAGAAGTTTCATCCTGGGGAAGGTAACagcaaggaagatgaggaaggacACCACGTACCTGTTCGTGAAGAGAAACTtcatacagaagaaaagaaacactatCAGGAAATCAGAAGAGAGGAGAACAGCTACCGCAGTgaagaagaagacaaagagaaCAAGCAAAGTGACGGAGAAGAAGACCGTGCTGTTCTCAACAAGAAGTCTCACTCTGCAGGCATGAGCGCAGAGGAGGTCTCTGAGGAGAATGATCAACACCCCATGGGTCACTGGCATTCAGAGGAGGGAATGCAAAGCCCTTACAAAAGAATTCGTGAAGGTGAAGAAGGAGaggcagaggaagaaggaagtgaaaaatacCACCTGAGTGAGTCTAAGGGACGTGATTTCTCCCAACATGAGGAACATGAAGAATCTGATGAGAGTGAAgaagtgaaggaagaaaaaaagtcctaCAAACCAAAACGCTATCATGGGAAACACAGAATGGGTGATTCCTCTGAGGAGAAGAGAGGCCGCGGTGACAATAAAGAGGAACTAGCTGAGGAATCAAATGCAGAGGAGTCTCATCTCTGGGACAAAAGGAACAGCCATCAGAAACACCACCATGAAGAAtctgagcagcagcatgaaGAGAAGAGTGGTTATCTTGGAAGGCATGGATCTGAAGGTACGGAGGAGAAGAGGTATGTGGGCCAGGGAAGTGTGGAGTACAGAGAGAGGTGGCAGCAGAGTGAAGAGAAGAgccaagaggaaaataagaggCATCACCACAGTGAAGAAAGTAATGAGAAATGGCATGAAGAGAGGAGACACCATTCTGAGGGAAGGGCGTATCATGGAGGTGAAAGTGAGGAAGAGCTAGGCAGGTatcacagtgacagcagcaaggagaagcAGCATCATGCTGGAGGAAGGTACCGCTTGTGGGACAATGAAGGTGAAGGGACACAAAAAGTGTACGCACAAGAGCACAAAGGGCAGGCCAGAACACACTACAACAATGAGGACAgcgctgagcagcagcactacCCTGGTAACAGtgatgaggaggaagaggaagtaGAAAAGAAGCATTACAGCAGTGATCAGATAGAAAATGAAGAGGAGAATATGGAACAAGGAGGATATGCAGAGAAGGAAGAGTACAGAAGCCGTCTCCCTGCAGAGAATGAGAAGAGAACCGTAGCATCCTACAGCCCTCTGTACCCACTTCTGTGGTGGAAGAGCCGGCACTTTGAGAAGAGGAACAGTGCAGGAGAGAGGCTTCCAGAGAGTAAGGAGGAAAGCAGGCCCACCCTGAGCGAGAAGAGTCTTTTCCCTGAATACAGTGACTATGACTGGTGGGATAAAAAGCAGCTCCTGAGCGCTCTGAACCATGGACGCTCTGAGAAGAGGAATCTTAGCAAAAGGAACAGATACGATATGAAAAGGCAGTACGACAAGATGGATCAACTTGCACAGCTTCTGAATTACAGGAAGAAATCGGCTGAATTCCTGGAGCTGTACAATTCTGGAGAAGACATGAAGAAACGTCACGTAATCAGGAATGACAAAGGAACTCTGAACCAGAGGCCTCTGACAGAGGAGGAG GCAAAAGAGCTGGAAAACCTGGCTGCTATGGATTTGGAGCTGCAGAAAATAGCCGAGACATTTAATGGCAACAGGAGAGGCTGA
- the CHGB gene encoding secretogranin-1 isoform X2 — protein sequence MEEMITRCIVEVLSNALSKPNAPPINPECKEILKKGGKSDRERSEDKQLEVGRLKEPSEFENPHSESVESEQSQAEDDSKKRVKGSDEEKFHPGEGNSKEDEEGHHVPVREEKLHTEEKKHYQEIRREENSYRSEEEDKENKQSDGEEDRAVLNKKSHSAGMSAEEVSEENDQHPMGHWHSEEGMQSPYKRIREGEEGEAEEEGSEKYHLSESKGRDFSQHEEHEESDESEEVKEEKKSYKPKRYHGKHRMGDSSEEKRGRGDNKEELAEESNAEESHLWDKRNSHQKHHHEESEQQHEEKSGYLGRHGSEGTEEKRYVGQGSVEYRERWQQSEEKSQEENKRHHHSEESNEKWHEERRHHSEGRAYHGGESEEELGRYHSDSSKEKQHHAGGRYRLWDNEGEGTQKVYAQEHKGQARTHYNNEDSAEQQHYPGNSDEEEEEVEKKHYSSDQIENEEENMEQGGYAEKEEYRSRLPAENEKRTVASYSPLYPLLWWKSRHFEKRNSAGERLPESKEESRPTLSEKSLFPEYSDYDWWDKKQLLSALNHGRSEKRNLSKRNRYDMKRQYDKMDQLAQLLNYRKKSAEFLELYNSGEDMKKRHVIRNDKGTLNQRPLTEEEAKELENLAAMDLELQKIAETFNGNRRG from the exons ATGGAAGAAATG ATAACAAGGTGCATAGTGGAAGTTTTATCCAATGCTCTGTCTAAGCCAAATGCCCCACCAATTAATCCTGAATGTAAAGAAATCCTCAAGAAGG gTGGTAAAAGTGACAGAGAGAGAAGCGAAGACAAACAGCTTGAAGTGGGGCGTTTGAAAGAGCCATCAGAGTTTGAAAACCCACACTCTGAAAGTGTGGAGAGTGAACAGAGCCAGGCAGAAGATGACTCTAAAAAGCGTGTGAAAGGAAGTGATGAAGAGAAGTTTCATCCTGGGGAAGGTAACagcaaggaagatgaggaaggacACCACGTACCTGTTCGTGAAGAGAAACTtcatacagaagaaaagaaacactatCAGGAAATCAGAAGAGAGGAGAACAGCTACCGCAGTgaagaagaagacaaagagaaCAAGCAAAGTGACGGAGAAGAAGACCGTGCTGTTCTCAACAAGAAGTCTCACTCTGCAGGCATGAGCGCAGAGGAGGTCTCTGAGGAGAATGATCAACACCCCATGGGTCACTGGCATTCAGAGGAGGGAATGCAAAGCCCTTACAAAAGAATTCGTGAAGGTGAAGAAGGAGaggcagaggaagaaggaagtgaaaaatacCACCTGAGTGAGTCTAAGGGACGTGATTTCTCCCAACATGAGGAACATGAAGAATCTGATGAGAGTGAAgaagtgaaggaagaaaaaaagtcctaCAAACCAAAACGCTATCATGGGAAACACAGAATGGGTGATTCCTCTGAGGAGAAGAGAGGCCGCGGTGACAATAAAGAGGAACTAGCTGAGGAATCAAATGCAGAGGAGTCTCATCTCTGGGACAAAAGGAACAGCCATCAGAAACACCACCATGAAGAAtctgagcagcagcatgaaGAGAAGAGTGGTTATCTTGGAAGGCATGGATCTGAAGGTACGGAGGAGAAGAGGTATGTGGGCCAGGGAAGTGTGGAGTACAGAGAGAGGTGGCAGCAGAGTGAAGAGAAGAgccaagaggaaaataagaggCATCACCACAGTGAAGAAAGTAATGAGAAATGGCATGAAGAGAGGAGACACCATTCTGAGGGAAGGGCGTATCATGGAGGTGAAAGTGAGGAAGAGCTAGGCAGGTatcacagtgacagcagcaaggagaagcAGCATCATGCTGGAGGAAGGTACCGCTTGTGGGACAATGAAGGTGAAGGGACACAAAAAGTGTACGCACAAGAGCACAAAGGGCAGGCCAGAACACACTACAACAATGAGGACAgcgctgagcagcagcactacCCTGGTAACAGtgatgaggaggaagaggaagtaGAAAAGAAGCATTACAGCAGTGATCAGATAGAAAATGAAGAGGAGAATATGGAACAAGGAGGATATGCAGAGAAGGAAGAGTACAGAAGCCGTCTCCCTGCAGAGAATGAGAAGAGAACCGTAGCATCCTACAGCCCTCTGTACCCACTTCTGTGGTGGAAGAGCCGGCACTTTGAGAAGAGGAACAGTGCAGGAGAGAGGCTTCCAGAGAGTAAGGAGGAAAGCAGGCCCACCCTGAGCGAGAAGAGTCTTTTCCCTGAATACAGTGACTATGACTGGTGGGATAAAAAGCAGCTCCTGAGCGCTCTGAACCATGGACGCTCTGAGAAGAGGAATCTTAGCAAAAGGAACAGATACGATATGAAAAGGCAGTACGACAAGATGGATCAACTTGCACAGCTTCTGAATTACAGGAAGAAATCGGCTGAATTCCTGGAGCTGTACAATTCTGGAGAAGACATGAAGAAACGTCACGTAATCAGGAATGACAAAGGAACTCTGAACCAGAGGCCTCTGACAGAGGAGGAG GCAAAAGAGCTGGAAAACCTGGCTGCTATGGATTTGGAGCTGCAGAAAATAGCCGAGACATTTAATGGCAACAGGAGAGGCTGA